CCTCGGCACTGCGCACCCAGACCACGCTGCGCCTGCTTGAAAAGATCCACTTCAGCGTGATCCGCGGCAACTTTTCCGAGATCAAGACCGTGGCCCAGGGCAGCGGCACCACCAAGGGCGTGGACGCGGACGCTTCAGATGCCATCTGTGAGGAAAATTTGGACGAGGTGGTGGCTTTTATCAAACGCCTCGCCCAAAGCACGGGCGCGGTGATCGCGGTGACGGGCGCCATCGACGTGGTTGCAGACGCGCAGCGCGCCTGTATCATCCGCAACGGCAACGCCAGGATGTCCAAAATAACCGGCACAGGGTGCATGCTCTCGGGCGTGGTGGCCGGCTGGTGCGGCGCGCATCCGGACAGGATGCTGGAGGCAGCCGCTGCGGCCGTGTGCGCCATGGGCGTCTGCGGCGAGATGGGCGTGGCAAAGATGCAGGCCCAGCAGGCGGGCACGTCCAGCCTGCGCACCTACATCATCGACGCGATGAGCAACCTGGATACCCCGCAGCTGATGGGAGGTGCGCGCGTTGAGGTGCGATAAGGCGAGCATGCGGCTCTACGCG
Above is a window of Maliibacterium massiliense DNA encoding:
- the thiM gene encoding hydroxyethylthiazole kinase, with amino-acid sequence MFEQIIEKVRSQVPLVHCITNYVTVNDVANMVLACGASPIMADDEAEAADITSICNSLMINIGTLNARTIASMLLAGARANALGHPVVLDPVGAGASALRTQTTLRLLEKIHFSVIRGNFSEIKTVAQGSGTTKGVDADASDAICEENLDEVVAFIKRLAQSTGAVIAVTGAIDVVADAQRACIIRNGNARMSKITGTGCMLSGVVAGWCGAHPDRMLEAAAAAVCAMGVCGEMGVAKMQAQQAGTSSLRTYIIDAMSNLDTPQLMGGARVEVR